A region from the Bacteroidia bacterium genome encodes:
- the prfB gene encoding peptide chain release factor 2 (programmed frameshift) encodes MITTEHLRDLVERRDALRRYLDIDSKTIEIEEEELKTQSPDFWDNPKEAEKQLKKVAILKVWTNNYSQVNAAVEDLQLISDFYKSGDATEADVDEQYEKTLALLEALELKNMLSEEEDKLSAIVKINSGAGGTESLDWAGMLMRMYMRWGEQHDYKIREIDFQPGDEAGVKSVTLEFEGEFAYGYLKSETGVHRLVRISPFNAQGKRQTTFASVFISPVIDDSIEITVNASELEWDTFRSSGPGGQNVNKVETGVRLRHIPSGIVVENQETRSQLNNRENAIKLLKSQLYEIELQKRREKQAEIEGQKKKIEWGSQIRSYTLHPYKLVKDVRTDFETSDANGVLDGKLDGFIKSYLMEFGRKH; translated from the exons ATGATAACCACCGAACATTTAAGGGACCTGGTCGAAAGACGTGATGCTCTGAGGAGGTATCTT GACATAGATAGCAAAACTATCGAAATAGAAGAAGAAGAACTTAAAACTCAATCGCCAGATTTTTGGGATAACCCGAAGGAAGCTGAAAAACAGCTTAAGAAAGTTGCAATTTTAAAAGTATGGACAAATAATTATAGTCAGGTAAATGCTGCTGTTGAAGATCTTCAGCTTATTTCTGATTTTTATAAATCTGGTGATGCTACCGAAGCCGATGTTGACGAACAATACGAAAAAACCTTAGCTTTATTAGAGGCTCTGGAACTGAAAAATATGCTTAGTGAGGAAGAAGATAAACTAAGTGCTATTGTTAAAATTAATTCTGGTGCAGGAGGTACAGAAAGTCTTGATTGGGCGGGTATGCTTATGCGAATGTATATGCGCTGGGGCGAGCAACATGATTATAAAATAAGGGAAATAGATTTTCAACCAGGCGATGAGGCAGGTGTAAAGTCCGTAACATTAGAGTTTGAAGGTGAATTTGCATATGGGTACTTAAAAAGCGAAACCGGAGTTCACCGTTTAGTACGTATTTCGCCATTTAATGCTCAGGGAAAACGTCAGACAACCTTTGCATCTGTTTTTATCTCACCAGTTATTGATGATAGTATTGAAATAACTGTTAATGCTTCGGAATTAGAGTGGGATACTTTCAGATCCAGCGGACCGGGTGGACAAAATGTGAACAAAGTTGAAACAGGAGTCAGATTAAGACATATTCCTTCAGGTATTGTTGTTGAAAATCAGGAGACACGTTCGCAGCTTAACAATAGGGAAAATGCAATTAAACTTTTAAAATCCCAGTTGTACGAAATAGAATTGCAAAAGCGTCGCGAGAAGCAAGCTGAGATTGAAGGGCAGAAGAAAAAAATTGAGTGGGGTTCACAAATTCGAAGCTATACTTTACATCCCTATAAACTTGTTAAAGATGTTCGCACCGATTTTGAAACCTCAGATGCTAACGGTGTTTTAGATGGTAAACTTGATGGTTTTATAAAATCGTACTTAATGGAGTTTGGCAGGAAACATTAG